The genome window CCACGAGTACGCCACCCCGGAAGCCCTGGCGGAACAGCTCGAACGCGGCACGGCCGACCTCGCCGTCGGCCCGCCGCCCGCGCACTGGCCGGGGCCCGTCGTACCGGTCGGCGAGGAGGAGATCGTCCTGGTGGTCCCCTTCGACGACCCGCTCGCCGGACGCACCTCGGTCCGGCTGCGGGAGCTGGCCGACCGGCCCTGGGTGCGCTGCGCGATGGAACCCGTGGTCCAGGGCCGGGCGTTCCTGGACGTGGCCTGCGGAGAGGCGGGCTTCGCACCCCGTACGGTGCTGCGCACCGAACACACGTCGACGGCGGTACGGATGGCGGCCGCCGGGGTCGGAGTCACCACGGCTCCGGCGCATGTGGTCCGGGGAGCGGTCGGTGAGGACTGCGCGGTCCTCGCGGTCGAACCTCCCTGGCGGCGTCGACTGGCGGTCTTCTCCCGCGTCGAGCTCACGGGGGCCGCCGCCGCGTTCACGGATCTGCTCGGGGCCGCCCGGCCGCTCCGCCCCCGGACGCCGACGGACTGAGACCCCCGACCGGGCGAACCGCCGTCACCCGGACGGCCGTACGCCGACTGCGCGATGCCCCCGCCGGTGGTCCCCTTGGTGGGAAGCCGCGCCGCACACCGGCGCCCTGAGCCCCGGGGGTACCGATGCAGGCCGACGCGCCGGAAGGCATACCCGCACCGGACCTCGGCCGTCGGGCCGGCAGGCCGGCGCGCGGACCCCGCCCGAGCACCGGCCCCAGCCTGCTCGCACCCGGCGCGGCGCACGACCCGTACCGGCTCTACCGCGTCCTGCGCGAGGAGTACCCGCTCTGCTACGACGCGCCCCTGGGCGCCTGGCTGGTCAGCCGGTACGCGGACGTGGCCACGGCGCTCACCGACGCCCGGTTCACCGGCCTCCCGCACGACGCCGCGCCCCGTGGCGGCCCCGCCCCGCTCGGCCTCTGTCACGGCAGCCCCCACTGCGCACCCCGCCGGCACCACACGACCGCGCCCGGGGCGATGCCATGTCACATGCCGGACGCCGAATCAGTGCCATGTCACATGCCGGACCCTGGATCGGTACCACGTCACATGGTCGCGCGGATCGAGCGGACCGCGTACGTGCTGGCGCGCCGACTCGCGGGCCGCCAACAGGCCGACCTCGTCGCGGAGTTCTGCCGTTGGCTGCCCGTCGGCGCCGCCCCCGGCGCGAGCGCCCGACCGTACGCCGTCCGGCTGTCCCGCGCCGCGACAGGCACGACAGGTGCAACAGGTGCGACAGCCACCACTGCCACACCCTGTACCCGGCACACCGGCCTCCGCGAGACCGCGCTCGCCTCCTTCCTCGCCAATGTGCTGGACGCCCCCGACCTCCTCGCCGCCCTGCGTACCGCACCCGCCCTGGCCGACCGGGCCTGGACCGAGTCGCTGCGCCGCGACCCGCCGGTCCAGGTCGTGCTGCGCCGCACCGTCGCCGAGGTCGCCCTCAGCGGTGGCACACTGCCCGCCGGGGCGGACGTCGCCTGTCTGATCGGTTCGGCCGGCCGTGATCCGGAACGCTTCGCCGCACCCGACCTCTTCGACCCCTTCCGCCGAGACCAGGGCCGGTCCCTCACCGGCCCCGTGTCCTGCCCGGCCGTGCTGCTCGGCCGGCTGGAGGCAGGGCAGGGCCTGCGCGCGCTGCTCGACGCGATGCCCCGGCTCCGCTGGGCGGACGGATTCCGCCCGGCCGGCACCGGGCTGCTCACCCGCGGTCCGCGGGCCCTCCTCGTCCGGCCCGGCTGAGCAGCGCCACCGGCCGCCCGGCGAAGAGCTCGGCGAGCGCGACCGGGCCCCCGGCGAACTCCCGCCCGGGTGTCAGCAGATCGGTCCACGGCCCGTCGTCCGGCAGCGTCAGCTCCGTGTCGTGCCAGCCGCCCGACTCCGCCAGCCGCAACGACAGCCTGGTCACGGCGGTGACCACCTCGCCGGAGCGGCAGAACGCCAGACAGTGCGCGGCCGCCGGCCCATGCGCGCCCAGCGGGGCGTACGTACCGGACTCGCCGAACACCTCGGGCCGTTCGCGCCGCAGCCGCAGGGCGGCCGCCGTGAGCTCGCCCTTCTCGCCGCGGGCCCCGTCCCCGGACGGCTCGCGGAACGGCCGCCGGTTGTCCGGGTCGACCAGCGCCACGTACTCCCGCTCCGTGCCCTGGTACAGATCCGGCACACCGGGCATCGTCAGCTGCACCAGCGCCGCACCCAGCACATTGGCCCGCACGTACGGGTCGAGCGTGTTCGCGAACCGCTCCAGCGTCTCGCGCACCGGACCGGAGCCGGCCGCCGGCCCGGCCGCGACGAAGTCCGTCACCGCCCGCTCGTACGCCGGATCGGATTCGGTCCAGCTGGTGAAGAGCCCGGCCTCGCGGACCGCCTTCAGCAGCGCCGGCTCCAGCCGGCCCGCCATCTCGCCGCCCGGCAGCTTCACGCAGCCCACGGCCGTCTGCCAGGCCTGCCAGGCGAGCTGAGCGTCGGGAGCGGTGGCCGGAGTCATCCGCTCCAGCTCCGTCAGCAGTCCGGACCACGATTCCGGGCACTCCGTCAGCACCGCGACCCGGGCCCGCAGATCGGCGCTCCGCTTGGTGTCATGGGTGGTCAGCGCCGTGCCGGTGGCCGGCCAGTCGCGGGCCAGCCGGGCACAGAACGCATGGAACTCCTCCGGCGTCACCGCGGGCTGCCCGGGATCGCCGCCCACTTCGTTCGCCGAGATCAACGGTACGTACCGGTAGAACGCGGTGTCCTCGACGGACTTGGCGCGCAGCGCGGAAGCGGTCTGGGCGAACCGGGCACAGAACGCGGTCCGGTCGGGCCCCTCTCCCAGCCGCCCCAGCGCCAGCTCCCGGACCACATCGACGGCCGACGCCTCCTCCGCCACGGTGAACATCGCCTTCGCGTCCCGTACGACCGCGTCCGGCAGCGTCTCGTCGGCCGTCCGTGTGCGGGGCTCGCCGGCCGTCGCGTACGGGCGGTAGACGGGAACCCGCACGAGCAGTTCGCGCACGGCGGCGTGCAGCGTCCACGGGGCGTGATCGCGAAGCGCGGGGTCGTCGGCGCAGATCCGTACGGCGAGCCGGGTCAGCAGCTCGGTCTCGGCGGCCAGTTCATGCGTCACCACCCGGTACGCGGCCCGGCGGACGGTCGCCGTCCAGTATCCGCCGCGGTCACCGGCGGGTCCCGCGTACTCCCGGTAGCGGCCGACCAGCTCCGCGGCGCCCATCGGGTCGACGAACAGCCCGTCGACGCGGTGCAGTGCGTCGTACCCGGTCGTCCCCGCGACGGCCCAGTCCGCGGGCAGCGTCTCGCCGCCGGTGAGGATCTTCTCCAC of Streptomyces sp. NBC_01363 contains these proteins:
- a CDS encoding LysR family transcriptional regulator gives rise to the protein MSLRQMEYFLTVVEESSFTRAAELLHVTQPALSHQIKALERSVGGALLERLPRGVRLTPMGRAFLPHAERSVRSAAQAGRAARAAAGAEGGELHIATVHAVAVGILPDVFARWRRAHPGVGLVLHEYATPEALAEQLERGTADLAVGPPPAHWPGPVVPVGEEEIVLVVPFDDPLAGRTSVRLRELADRPWVRCAMEPVVQGRAFLDVACGEAGFAPRTVLRTEHTSTAVRMAAAGVGVTTAPAHVVRGAVGEDCAVLAVEPPWRRRLAVFSRVELTGAAAAFTDLLGAARPLRPRTPTD
- a CDS encoding cytochrome P450; the encoded protein is MQADAPEGIPAPDLGRRAGRPARGPRPSTGPSLLAPGAAHDPYRLYRVLREEYPLCYDAPLGAWLVSRYADVATALTDARFTGLPHDAAPRGGPAPLGLCHGSPHCAPRRHHTTAPGAMPCHMPDAESVPCHMPDPGSVPRHMVARIERTAYVLARRLAGRQQADLVAEFCRWLPVGAAPGASARPYAVRLSRAATGTTGATGATATTATPCTRHTGLRETALASFLANVLDAPDLLAALRTAPALADRAWTESLRRDPPVQVVLRRTVAEVALSGGTLPAGADVACLIGSAGRDPERFAAPDLFDPFRRDQGRSLTGPVSCPAVLLGRLEAGQGLRALLDAMPRLRWADGFRPAGTGLLTRGPRALLVRPG
- the treY gene encoding malto-oligosyltrehalose synthase, with product MTPTATYRLQLQPDFPFEAAGHAVPYLAALGVSHLHLSPVLEAVPGSRHGYDVVDHGRVRGELGGEDGLRELARTAREHGLGLIVDIVPNHMAAVPRHNRALWEVLREGPGSPYARWFDIDWAAGGGKVLLPVLGGRIGEEIGGLRADGDVLRYGEHEFPLRTGTAGLPLPELLDAQHYRLGWWRLARTELNYRRFFTISELIGVRVEDPEVFAATHGKILELVRDGVVDGLRIDHPDGLADPAAYLEQLSAAADGRWTVVEKILTGGETLPADWAVAGTTGYDALHRVDGLFVDPMGAAELVGRYREYAGPAGDRGGYWTATVRRAAYRVVTHELAAETELLTRLAVRICADDPALRDHAPWTLHAAVRELLVRVPVYRPYATAGEPRTRTADETLPDAVVRDAKAMFTVAEEASAVDVVRELALGRLGEGPDRTAFCARFAQTASALRAKSVEDTAFYRYVPLISANEVGGDPGQPAVTPEEFHAFCARLARDWPATGTALTTHDTKRSADLRARVAVLTECPESWSGLLTELERMTPATAPDAQLAWQAWQTAVGCVKLPGGEMAGRLEPALLKAVREAGLFTSWTESDPAYERAVTDFVAAGPAAGSGPVRETLERFANTLDPYVRANVLGAALVQLTMPGVPDLYQGTEREYVALVDPDNRRPFREPSGDGARGEKGELTAAALRLRRERPEVFGESGTYAPLGAHGPAAAHCLAFCRSGEVVTAVTRLSLRLAESGGWHDTELTLPDDGPWTDLLTPGREFAGGPVALAELFAGRPVALLSRAGRGGPADRG